In Sphingobium sp. Cam5-1, the following proteins share a genomic window:
- a CDS encoding MaoC family dehydratase: protein MSQFLDYLQTRADEEDVSDWLLVSQEMIDQFAEATKDHQYIHVDPERARQSPFGGTIAHGFLTLSLLPHLCADARGDIVPDGATEINYGSNKLRFLAPVRSGKRVRGRFKPLEIVEKRPGQIQLTTEATVEVEGESKPALICEWITQFQL, encoded by the coding sequence ATGAGCCAGTTTCTCGATTATCTTCAGACGCGGGCGGACGAGGAAGATGTGTCGGACTGGCTCCTGGTCAGTCAGGAGATGATCGACCAGTTCGCCGAAGCGACCAAGGATCATCAATATATTCATGTCGATCCGGAGCGCGCGAGGCAGTCACCCTTCGGCGGGACGATCGCTCATGGTTTCCTGACGCTTTCACTCCTGCCGCACCTATGTGCGGATGCGCGAGGCGACATCGTTCCCGACGGCGCTACGGAGATTAATTATGGGAGCAACAAGCTGCGTTTCCTGGCGCCCGTTCGATCCGGCAAACGTGTGCGCGGAAGGTTCAAGCCGCTGGAGATCGTCGAAAAGCGGCCGGGGCAGATTCAGCTGACCACCGAGGCGACGGTAGAGGTCGAAGGTGAGAGCAAGCCCGCCCTCATCTGCGAATGGATAACCCAGTTTCAGCTTTGA
- a CDS encoding helix-turn-helix domain-containing protein gives MSPTHPSNDPFGMEHELLLAALRRRLRAAGLTQADVSKKLGVGTATVKRWLHGRGLGLRTLSQLCALADTTLTEIAEEAAVRDRSSDKLTLAQEKALTTSPELSTIFFIIVTGWPVSEAEEGFGIPPEHIAQHVERLERLALIDRLPGGRLRARLDPAHVWQREPMRRHFEQHMKHLFFSLDYGDPDTIFGVETVKLSPVGVARVAERIERFRAELREIAQADRRTSALPGEWYAVLAVACPVAPLKPR, from the coding sequence ATGAGCCCCACTCATCCGTCCAACGACCCTTTCGGAATGGAACATGAACTGCTGCTGGCAGCACTCCGGCGGCGGCTACGAGCGGCGGGCCTGACTCAGGCCGACGTCTCGAAAAAGCTTGGCGTGGGCACCGCTACCGTCAAACGATGGCTGCATGGCCGCGGGCTGGGTTTGCGCACCTTGTCGCAGCTATGTGCGCTCGCCGACACCACGCTCACCGAAATCGCCGAAGAGGCCGCCGTGCGCGATCGGTCATCCGACAAGCTGACGCTGGCGCAGGAAAAGGCGCTGACCACAAGCCCCGAACTATCCACCATTTTCTTCATCATCGTCACGGGTTGGCCGGTGTCCGAAGCCGAGGAAGGCTTTGGCATACCACCTGAACATATCGCGCAACATGTCGAACGGCTGGAAAGGCTGGCGCTGATCGATCGCCTGCCGGGAGGACGTCTGCGCGCGCGGCTGGACCCGGCCCATGTGTGGCAACGCGAACCCATGCGCAGGCATTTCGAACAGCATATGAAGCATCTGTTCTTCAGTCTGGACTATGGGGACCCAGATACGATCTTCGGCGTGGAAACGGTCAAGCTGTCGCCCGTGGGCGTCGCGCGCGTCGCCGAAAGGATCGAGCGTTTCAGGGCCGAACTACGGGAAATCGCGCAGGCGGATCGTCGCACCTCGGCCCTGCCCGGGGAATGGTACGCTGTTCTTGCAGTGGCATGTCCGGTAGCGCCGCTAAAACCTCGCTGA
- a CDS encoding VOC family protein gives MDLAKFGAIDQIGILVDDLDASINRWISHSGVGPWTLFRNVALDGQYRGEPTRVTMHVGLSYQDGVQIELIEATNDAPSPYRADDGSRLLGFHHIARIVDDLDAAVETAVAGGMEVLFTAHNPATRVAYLRVPGEPGQMFEFICGPDMRGMCEAGIAAARDWDGSDAVTVIDFAAM, from the coding sequence ATGGATTTGGCTAAATTCGGCGCGATCGACCAGATCGGGATATTGGTGGACGATCTCGATGCCAGCATAAATCGCTGGATCAGTCATTCGGGCGTGGGTCCATGGACCCTATTCCGCAATGTCGCGCTGGATGGCCAATATCGTGGCGAGCCGACGCGGGTCACCATGCATGTCGGATTATCCTATCAGGATGGCGTGCAAATTGAGTTGATCGAGGCCACCAACGACGCCCCGTCACCCTATCGAGCTGATGATGGGTCGCGCTTGCTAGGCTTTCATCACATCGCCCGCATAGTCGATGATCTGGACGCGGCCGTTGAAACGGCGGTGGCGGGGGGCATGGAAGTGCTTTTCACGGCGCATAACCCTGCCACGCGCGTCGCCTATTTGCGCGTCCCCGGCGAGCCGGGGCAAATGTTCGAATTTATCTGCGGTCCCGATATGCGCGGCATGTGCGAAGCAGGGATCGCGGCGGCCCGCGACTGGGACGGCAGCGATGCTGTAACGGTGATCGACTTCGCGGCAATGTAG
- a CDS encoding N-acyl-D-amino-acid deacylase family protein, protein MTDMLIRGGTVVDGTGAPGYAADVRVAGGRITEIGAGLTATAAEEVVDASGSYVTPGFIESHTHYDATMWWQPDLDPLPGNGATTVILGNCGFSAAPLSKEKAAQLEMIKIFSFFEDIPLKPFLQNVPWDWEKWSEYKASMERNISLPANYSAFVGHIALRLAAMGVEAWDREATAEEIARMAELLEDALAAGALGLSDNLHDHDGDDRAIPTLLADDAEFEALFAVMERYPGTTYQVIIDTFMRKTGPESLERLGRLTKGRAIRMQVAGAVPTLEFQKDILPRLQDTLAKLKEEGIDVWPGYAHVSPTSTLSLVKSLIFAQSNDYVWHEVVLAETHEEKARLLADPDWRARARESWDTKAWPHSPMNNPQDLYLLDSENGAGPVGGTLKEFADARGLHRSDAMAQWILENGTKSTVHMAPFPKDEELTIQLMLDPQTVGNISDAGAHLQMLCGGGENILLFTKYVREGLLTLEQAIHVKTGKLANFFGLHDTGEIKVGRRADIAVFNLSEVEYRNMEKRFDVPDGDGGTTWRFTRPAAPMRLTLVNGVKTFDGNSYTGARPGEYLVPTAAANDALASLEAAE, encoded by the coding sequence ATGACGGACATGTTGATCCGTGGCGGCACGGTGGTCGATGGCACAGGCGCGCCCGGCTATGCTGCTGACGTGCGCGTGGCAGGCGGCCGAATCACCGAGATCGGCGCGGGTCTGACCGCCACCGCCGCTGAGGAAGTGGTGGATGCCAGCGGCAGCTATGTGACGCCGGGCTTCATCGAAAGCCACACCCATTATGACGCGACGATGTGGTGGCAACCGGATCTTGATCCGCTGCCCGGCAACGGAGCGACCACGGTGATCCTCGGCAATTGCGGCTTCAGTGCAGCGCCGCTTTCGAAGGAGAAGGCCGCGCAGTTGGAGATGATCAAGATTTTCTCCTTCTTCGAAGATATTCCGTTGAAGCCCTTCCTTCAGAACGTCCCATGGGACTGGGAGAAGTGGTCGGAATATAAGGCATCGATGGAGCGCAACATCAGCCTGCCTGCCAATTACTCTGCGTTCGTTGGTCATATTGCCCTGCGTCTTGCGGCGATGGGTGTCGAAGCGTGGGACCGCGAGGCAACGGCTGAAGAGATTGCGCGCATGGCCGAACTGCTGGAGGATGCGCTGGCCGCTGGCGCGCTTGGGCTGTCGGACAATCTGCACGACCATGATGGCGACGACCGCGCCATCCCCACATTGCTCGCGGATGATGCGGAGTTCGAAGCGCTATTCGCCGTGATGGAGCGTTATCCCGGCACCACCTATCAGGTCATCATCGACACCTTCATGCGCAAGACCGGACCGGAAAGCCTGGAGCGGCTTGGGCGGCTGACGAAAGGCCGGGCGATCCGGATGCAGGTGGCGGGTGCTGTTCCAACGCTGGAATTCCAGAAGGATATTCTGCCCCGATTGCAGGACACCCTTGCGAAGCTGAAAGAAGAAGGGATCGATGTCTGGCCCGGCTATGCGCATGTGTCGCCGACCAGCACGCTGAGCCTCGTCAAGTCGCTGATCTTCGCCCAGTCCAATGATTATGTCTGGCATGAAGTCGTGCTGGCCGAAACGCATGAGGAAAAGGCGCGCCTGCTTGCCGATCCCGATTGGCGGGCGCGGGCGCGGGAAAGCTGGGACACCAAGGCCTGGCCGCATTCGCCGATGAATAATCCGCAGGACCTGTATCTGTTGGATAGCGAGAATGGCGCGGGGCCAGTCGGCGGAACGCTGAAGGAGTTCGCCGATGCGCGCGGGTTGCATCGTTCGGACGCGATGGCGCAGTGGATTCTTGAGAATGGCACCAAATCGACTGTGCACATGGCGCCCTTCCCGAAGGATGAGGAGCTGACCATCCAGCTGATGCTGGACCCGCAGACGGTGGGGAATATCTCTGACGCGGGCGCGCATCTTCAGATGCTGTGCGGTGGTGGCGAGAATATCCTGCTTTTCACCAAATATGTGCGGGAAGGGCTGCTGACGCTTGAGCAGGCGATCCATGTGAAGACGGGCAAGCTCGCCAATTTCTTCGGCCTGCACGATACGGGCGAGATCAAGGTCGGGCGGCGCGCCGACATTGCCGTCTTCAACCTGAGCGAGGTCGAATATCGCAATATGGAGAAGCGGTTCGACGTGCCCGATGGCGACGGGGGGACGACCTGGCGCTTCACCCGTCCGGCGGCGCCGATGCGGCTGACGCTGGTGAACGGAGTCAAGACCTTCGACGGCAACAGCTATACCGGTGCGCGTCCGGGCGAATATTTGGTGCCCACCGCCGCCGCAAACGACGCGCTGGCTTCGTTGGAAGCCGCTGAATAA
- the bktB gene encoding beta-ketothiolase BktB — translation MEDIYIVSGVRTAIGDFGGSLKSFMPSQLGSIVVKEALSRAGVSASDVEHVVMGQVMPTSARDGMLSRVIALQADVPFEVPALTLNRLCGSGVQAIVSAAQMMKLGEASITVAGGAESMSNVPYHDHGTRWGRKMGDNPVEDALVCGLQDAIGGYHMGVTAENCAERHGITREQQDALAVEGHQRAARAIAEGRFKEQIVPVEVKTRKGVTIFDTDEHPRADTSAETLAAMRPAFKKDGTVTAGNASGINDGAAAVVLATASEVERRGLKPIAKILAWGHAGVEPEYMGEGPIKAVPVALKRAGLTLDQMDVIEANEAFAAQALSVANALQFDGEKLNPNGSGIALGHPVGATGAILTIKAVYELKRIGGRYALITMCIGGGQGIALVIENVD, via the coding sequence ATGGAAGATATCTACATTGTCAGCGGCGTCAGGACGGCGATTGGCGATTTCGGCGGCTCGCTGAAGTCCTTCATGCCTTCGCAGCTCGGCAGCATCGTCGTGAAGGAAGCGCTGTCCCGTGCCGGTGTGTCGGCTTCCGACGTTGAGCATGTCGTGATGGGTCAGGTGATGCCGACTAGTGCCCGCGATGGCATGCTGTCGCGCGTCATCGCCTTGCAGGCAGACGTCCCGTTTGAGGTTCCGGCGCTGACATTGAACAGGCTTTGCGGATCGGGCGTACAGGCGATCGTATCGGCCGCGCAGATGATGAAGCTGGGCGAAGCGTCGATCACCGTCGCGGGTGGCGCTGAATCAATGTCCAATGTGCCTTATCATGATCATGGCACGCGCTGGGGCCGGAAGATGGGCGACAATCCGGTAGAGGACGCGCTGGTCTGCGGGCTTCAGGATGCGATCGGCGGATACCATATGGGCGTGACGGCGGAAAACTGCGCCGAACGGCATGGCATCACGCGCGAACAGCAGGATGCGCTGGCGGTTGAAGGGCATCAGCGCGCGGCGCGGGCTATCGCGGAAGGCCGGTTCAAGGAACAGATCGTGCCGGTCGAGGTCAAGACGCGCAAGGGCGTGACCATTTTCGACACGGACGAACATCCCCGCGCCGACACCAGCGCAGAGACGCTGGCCGCCATGCGTCCTGCGTTCAAAAAGGATGGCACGGTTACCGCAGGCAACGCGTCCGGCATCAATGATGGCGCGGCCGCCGTCGTCCTGGCGACGGCAAGCGAAGTGGAACGGCGCGGGTTGAAGCCGATCGCGAAGATACTTGCCTGGGGCCATGCGGGCGTGGAGCCGGAATATATGGGTGAAGGCCCGATCAAGGCGGTGCCGGTTGCCCTGAAGCGGGCCGGGCTGACACTGGATCAGATGGACGTGATCGAAGCCAACGAAGCCTTTGCGGCGCAGGCTCTTTCGGTAGCCAACGCGTTGCAGTTCGATGGGGAAAAGCTGAACCCGAACGGGTCGGGCATCGCCCTTGGCCATCCTGTCGGTGCGACCGGCGCGATCCTGACGATCAAGGCCGTTTATGAACTGAAGCGGATCGGCGGCCGCTATGCCCTTATCACCATGTGCATCGGCGGCGGTCAGGGCATCGCGCTGGTGATCGAGAATGTCGACTGA
- a CDS encoding TetR/AcrR family transcriptional regulator: MTSTVQRAISEHVVQRTSKGQRTADRLLDTAELLFAQKGYEATALRDIAAAANIQQPGLYKHFESKDALYRQVLQRALQPLADEMEATISRSPREASFRTLSDKLIDVLAQHPNVSMLLIRSILSPPSDRDEIGMAWVERLMDYGRRITRAAEVEPPAEDLILQIVAIFNMMFGYFWAAPLSRGLAGIDPLSPAMIERQKALLSRFIATIEQDQPDGKATAGASPE; this comes from the coding sequence ATGACCAGCACCGTCCAGCGCGCCATCAGCGAACATGTCGTCCAACGCACCAGCAAGGGACAGCGCACCGCCGACCGCTTGCTCGACACGGCGGAACTGCTGTTCGCGCAGAAGGGCTATGAAGCGACCGCGTTACGCGACATCGCAGCAGCGGCAAATATCCAGCAGCCCGGCCTGTACAAGCATTTCGAAAGCAAGGACGCCCTGTACCGGCAGGTTCTGCAACGGGCGCTCCAACCCTTGGCTGACGAGATGGAGGCAACAATCAGCCGCTCGCCGCGAGAAGCCTCCTTTCGCACGCTGTCCGACAAGCTGATCGATGTGTTGGCACAGCATCCCAATGTGTCCATGCTGCTTATCCGGTCGATCCTGTCGCCCCCATCGGATCGGGATGAAATCGGCATGGCCTGGGTAGAACGGCTGATGGATTATGGACGGCGGATCACACGCGCGGCTGAGGTAGAGCCTCCGGCTGAGGATCTGATCCTCCAGATCGTTGCCATCTTCAACATGATGTTCGGCTATTTCTGGGCCGCCCCTCTTTCTCGAGGATTGGCAGGCATTGACCCCCTCTCTCCAGCGATGATCGAGCGGCAAAAGGCGCTGCTCAGCCGATTTATCGCGACGATCGAACAGGACCAGCCTGACGGGAAAGCCACGGCAGGCGCCTCACCGGAATAG